DNA sequence from the Candidatus Methanomethylicota archaeon genome:
TAAGTCCTTTCCCAGTAACCTGAGAAGATCTTCATCAGGTTTAGGAGGTTTCATTCTTACTTGAAAATTGAACTGTCCTCGATATCCCTCTTCTAAATTAGAGATCATTGCTAGGTGTAGATTCGCTATCCTTGTGAGTGGGTAAATTTTTAATGGGATCTTACCAATATTCCCTAATTCTAAGGTTATGCGCCCATGAAAGCCTGGCTCGATGGATCCAGCTGTTGCATGTATCATTAATCCTCTTCTAGCAAGAGAACTACGTCCATCTAAAAACCCTATTAAATTATTAGGCAGAACTACATATTCAAATGTCTGTGCTATGATGAATTCTTTAGGCTGTAAAATGAGGGGCTCTATATTCAAGTAAATCTTCTCTTTATTTTCTTCTTTTATAGCTTTCCTGCTTATCTTAGTTTCAATAAATTCATACACTTCCTCTTCAAAGACCTCTTCGGTGATATCCAACATCCCATGTATATATTCACGAAAACGACGAAAACGTGAGTCTAAACGAAGGTCTATGCCTACTGCTGTGATCTGCTTATCTGTAAGTAGAGGCTCTACTCTTAATGATCTCTCCTCAATTAAACGACGAATCTCATCTTTACCTAGGAACCTATATTGGTCCCTGGTAGGCATCTTTAAAAATTCGCAAAAACATTTTTATAAAGTTTAAGAAAGCAAGGCTGAGGCTTGTTGTCCTTTCACTTTAAGTTTTCTTTTTTTAAAGTCTATGATATTATCCGGATAAGCGTTTCATATATTCTCTTGCTCTCGAAGCTT
Encoded proteins:
- the dcd gene encoding dCTP deaminase; the protein is MPTRDQYRFLGKDEIRRLIEERSLRVEPLLTDKQITAVGIDLRLDSRFRRFREYIHGMLDITEEVFEEEVYEFIETKISRKAIKEENKEKIYLNIEPLILQPKEFIIAQTFEYVVLPNNLIGFLDGRSSLARRGLMIHATAGSIEPGFHGRITLELGNIGKIPLKIYPLTRIANLHLAMISNLEEGYRGQFNFQVRMKPPKPDEDLLRLLGKDLR